The Humulus lupulus chromosome 3, drHumLupu1.1, whole genome shotgun sequence genome window below encodes:
- the LOC133824116 gene encoding probable splicing factor 3A subunit 1 produces MLGGTGPILPLPAPPSDGNLGPLPLSQLTEEQQKEKKEEEEEEELNKSNSAPASVATHTRTIGIIHPPPDIRNIVDKTSQFVAKNGPEFEKRIIANNTGNAKFNFLIPSDPYHAYYQHRLSEFRAQNQSPSLQPSSQPADSTGPESASPTTAADGNETTAQKPDPSAQFRPVRKVLEPPEAEQYTVRLPEGITGEELDIIKLTAQFVARNGKSFLTGLTSREINNPQFHFLKPTHSMFMFFTSLADAYSKVLMPPKGLTEKLKKSVVDMTTVLERCVHRLEWERSQEQARQKAEDEIEQERIQMAMIDWHDFVVVESIDFADDEDEDLPPPMTLEEVIRRSKVTSMEEDIVEPNKEVEMEMDEEEMQLVEEGMKLTRLDENDEEKRNEMKVSEEPEPPMRIVKNWKRPEDRIPAERDPTKYVVSPITGELIPINEMSEHMRISLIDPKFKEQKERMFAKIRETTLAQDDEISKNIVGLARTRPDIFGTTEEEVSNAVKAEIEKKKDEQPKQVIWDGHTGSIGRTANQAMSQNLNGEDQSDAANNDYRTLPGPTAPPKFGAPLVRPLPPPPGLALNIPRMPQNTIQYPPPNSGGLPVPQQRPPVMQMMQRPPMPQMTMNSGQQSYMMNRPHSMPPSMSLGGPNMSVPPPPGSHYNPLPVPRGYAPVPGPPPAMPHGMPPPPLPHGMPPPPPEEAPPPLPEEPEPKRQKHDDSLLVPEDQFLAQHPGPVRISISVPNVDEGNLKGQLLEITVQSLSETVGSLKEKIAGEIQLPANKQKLSGKPGFLKDNVSLAHYNVGAGETLTLSLRERGGRKR; encoded by the exons ATGTTAGGAGGAACGGGGCCAATCTTACCCCTTCCTGCTCCTCCCTCTGATGGAAATCTTGGGCCACTTCCGCTATCTCAACTGACTGAAGAGCagcagaaggagaagaaggaggaggaggaggaggaggagctgAACAAATCCAACTCGGCTCCTGCTTCAGTTGCAACCCACACAAGAACTATTGGAATCATACACCCTCCTCCGGATATTCGAAACATTGTCGATAAAACTTCGCAATTCGTTGCTAAGAATGGGCCTGAATTTGAGAAAAGGATTATAGCAAACAATACTGGGAATGCCAAATTCAATTTCCTGATTCCTTCAGATCCATACCATGCTTATTACCAGCATAGGCTGTCTGAATTCCGTGCTCAGAATCAGTCGCCTTCACTGCAACCTTCTTCACAGCCTGCAGACTCTACTGGACCTGAGTCTGCCTCGCCAACTACGGCTGCCGATGGCAATGAAACAACAGCACAGAAGCCTGATCCGTCCGCCCAGTTTAGACCTGTACGTAAAGTTCTTGAGCCCCCAGAAGCGGAGCAGTATACTGTTCGACTTCCTGAAGGAATTACTGGGGAAGAATTGGATATTATTAAGCTCACAGCCCAGTTTGTTGCTCGAAATGGGAAATCGTTTTTGACAGGATTGACTAGTAGGGAGATTAATAACCCTCAATTCCATTTTCTGAAGCCTACTCATAGTATGTTCATGTTTTTTACTTCACTAGCAGATGCGTATTCAAAAGTTTTGATGCCCCCAAAGGGCTTGACAGAGAAGCTTAAAAAGAGTGTTGTTGATATGACGACTGTGCTTGAACGATGTGTGCATAGGCTAGAGTGGGAACGCTCGCAAGAGCAGGCTAGGCAAAAAGCTGAGGATGAGATTGAGCAGGAAAGAATACAAATGGCCATGATAGATTGGCATGACTTTGTTGTGGTTGAGTCAATAGACTTTGCTGATGATGAGGATGAGGATTTACCTCCTCCCATGACCCTGGAGGAGGTCATAAGGAGAAGTAAGGTTACATCTATGGAAGAAGACATTGTTGAGCCCAACAAAGAGGTGGAAATGGAAATGGACGAAGAAGAGATGCAACTTGTTGAGGAGGGCATGAAACTAACTAGACTTGATGAGAATGATGAAGAAAAGAGGAATGAGATGAAGGTGTCTGAGGAACCAGAACCGCCAATGAGAATTGTTAAGAACTGGAAGAGGCCTGAGGATAGGATTCCTGCTGAAAGAGACCCAACGAAGTATGTTGTTTCTCCAATCACTGGTGAGCTAATTCCTATTAATGAGATGTCTGAACACATGAGGATTTCTCTCATTGATCCCAAGTTCAAAGAGCAAAAGGAGAGGATGTTTGCGAAGATTCGAGAGACTACTCTGGCTCAGGATGATGAGATATCTAAAAACATTGTTGGGCTTGCACGTACTCGTCCTGATATATTTGGTACCACAGAGGAAGAAGTCTCCAATGCTGTGAAGGCTGAGattgaaaagaaaaaagatgAACAACCGAAGCAGGTCATATGGGATGGTCACACTGGAAGTATTGGGCGAACTGCAAACCAAGCTATGTCACAAAATCTTAACGGAGAGGATCAGAGCGATGCTGCTAACAATGACTACAGGACCCTACCTGGTCCTACTGCTCCTCCTAAATTTGGTGCACCTTTAGTTCGTCCTCTTCCACCACCACCTGGATTAGCTTTGAATATTCCTCGTATGCCTCAAAACACAATTCAGTATCCACCTCCAAACAGTGGTGGGCTCCCTGTACCTCAACAAAGACCCCCAGTTATGCAAATGATGCAGAGGCCGCCAATGCCGCAAATGACCATGAATTCTGGTCAGCAGTCCTATATGATGAACCGACCGCACTCAATGCCTCCCTCCATGTCTTTAGGTGGACCAAATATGTCTGTGCCGCCTCCTCCTGGTTCTCATTACAATCCCCTACCAGTTCCCCGAGGTTATGCTCCAGTTCCTGGCCCCCCACCTGCAATGCCCCATGGAATGCCCCCACCCCCTTTGCCTCATGGAATGCCTCCACCACCACCTGAGGAAGCTCCTCCACCACTTCCAGAAGAACCAGAGCCAAAGAGGCAAAAGCATGACGACTCTTTGCTTGTTCCAGAAGATCAGTTTTTGGCTCAACATCCG GGACCTGTTCGCATTTCTATTTCTGTTCCTAATGTCGATGAAGGAAATCTTAAAGGTCAACTTCTGGAGATCACAGTACAGTCTCTATCTGAAACTGTAGGAAGTCTGAAGGAAAAAATTGCGGGCGAGATCCAGCTTCCAGCAAACAAACAGAAACTGAGTGGAAAACCTGGTTTCCTCAAGGACAATGTATCACTTGCTCATTACAATGTTGGAGCAGGCGAAACACTTACTCTTTCTCTTAGAGAGCGTGGTGGTAGAAAGAGATGA